In the genome of Rhopalosiphum padi isolate XX-2018 chromosome 1, ASM2088224v1, whole genome shotgun sequence, the window ttataacgaaaataaaaaattgtattgttttataaatgtaatataaaactaattggtggttattgttatttatagtttataggtacCTTATATTATAGTCCATGCATCTGTGGTTGTTAATTACCTATTACTTGgttaattgttaaattgtattatacatataagtaatataatttctaaattattttagatcaaaatatattgaaggaATTAATACgttaggttataatataaataatattaatgtagtatactatataataaattactaatatattatacctattacataatGTAATTAAGTAGCTTTATGTTCAATAATACAGTGattaactgaataaataaataaacaaacaaatttacCCGCAACTTGATCTTCAGACAAACCATATTCATTctgaaataaaatgttgttgtaAGTGTTCTTACTTCtcgttataagttatttaaaataataaataatgttaggtAGTACTGATTGAGTCCGTATGTCATATCTACTCGTCAGTTTCCTTATTCtcgaatattcatttttataatggtcattatcactattttttgcactcattttattttgtatacctgTAGAcgattatttgattgatttttagtaattaataaaaaatcagttgttattttaaaaaaattacgatttaagAAACTAAAAGTTTGAACCACATTTTCCGAGTAAATAAAACGTGCACCTGTGCACGCCGCAaggtatgattttaatataaatattaaatatactaagtattatttacgagaaaaataaaaaggaaTTGGCGCCGTCATCTTCAGAAAGTTGgatgtgtttattatttgtgttattaatatatattaatacacatataaaattCTCCCACTGCAGAAAATaagccaatttatttttagacgaAAGTGTTAAACACTTAAACTGCTAGTGGatgaaaaattatacacaatattaataactaggtaataataactaaaaaaatacgcatattaaattaataaaatttttaatcaatgatgatttttaatccGTGGTTGATACCTAAGACATTGATACAATGATAAGaaattgttacatattattattataaatatcgtgTGTCTACTACCcaataaaatgtaggtaaaacgtaaaaataaatattatataataccctTATTCAATATAGTAATCTATTCGTAATGAACTAGGAATGTTATgagttaatgaaaaaaattgaattgtaaattatctagaaattataatgtataattcataatatatatattaggtacataatattatatgtattattttaataaatattttaaattaatacatttgtatcaTAACTCAAAGCTACGAGAGTGATATTATAATTCCTTGTAAACGATTGCAGCCTGCAGGTTGactgataaaatgtattaataattgtcaATTTGCACTTAATTATACTAGTGCTTAAATTTCgtagtgaaataaattattaaaaaagcaTCTACGTATAATTgctaaattgaattaataatttaagttttaaaatactccaaaaataaaacataacatttttcatttttaagtcaGTTCAAACAATGTTTTCTCTTCGGATTGTTTGGAGTCAGGCGAACCAATTGTTTAAACTGTCCGCGTATAATAGATGTGAATGGTGTCGATGCTCTATCCAATCCAAATTCTTCACATGTATTTAGGAAAGTATCTTGTAAGAATGGTATTAAACTGTGATCTAAAGCTGGAAATAAATGATGCAATGTGTGATCACTAAATGTTACCAaagatacaaatatattatcagtTATTTCATTTCGTTCCACGCTGGTGTCAATTTGATGAAGTCCCCAATCGATGTCTTTACcactaaataaagtaatataattatatattagtaaataattgtatctaATTAAACATGTGAGTACAGTTTActcattaaattaatgataaaaaaagtttcgataaaaatgtaaaatgcatATGGGATACATGATACAATGTTAATTAttcaactaataattaataatattttttaatattcgattTATATTTACTTGATATTGTCTCCGTCGTGGAAATTATTAGGAAAATGATGAGAAACGCTGAATCCAAGGAATGAAAACACAAAGCTACtcgttagtattataataagccACATATTAAACACTGAACCAATGGTCATGTGACCACACAGCATCAATATAACAGGTATAACGAACATTAGAAGGTCAGCTTTATCATTCTTGCGTTTAAACGttctaaaatacatattatttaatgtttataaacttttatacatacgatattattataaatcatttttaggtattatgattatatataacatattaacatttcTAAGTCccgattgttataataattgtgtaaactTACCTAATGACAAATTGTCCTGGTGCAATGAGAGGATATACAATGAGAGTAAGATACGGAACATAACGAACTAATGGTGGCTTGTCATTGGTCGGAAACCAATGAATAAACGGATGCAACAATGTCATCTCTAAGTCTTGTACAGTATTGGTATAAACGTGGTGACTGATTACATGCGATATTCTCCATTCTCTATTTTAcacaatgaatttaaaaatatgataattattactaaataaatacattatcgaCTATCAATAAAgccattatgttatatttaacctACCGCACTGAAAACATGCTTAGCTGCATATAATACATCCTCCAATTGTCCTTAAGGTGAGTGAAATTATGACTGGCAACAGTTCCAAGCGCCAAACTGATACCCGCTAATAAGGCCAAAAATTTGCTTTGTGTTTGAGCGACCGTCGCACAGAGGATTAGTGTTGCGAAGAACCAAGTATCGATAACCAGTATAGATTTAATCGAAATATCACGATGGTTAATATCAGATAATTTCTTATTAACTCTAgacttcaatatattataaaatccatCGGGTTTGAACGTGAAAGGTGATTTCCTCGGTGTCTTTGCTTGACACACGTAGAATGTACGCAACATTTTCGTTGCGGCTTTTTGATTAACATGATACGTTTCAAATAACTCTGTGATATCCGTACCCTAAATATGatgcatatattaataatacgtgattataatgattaaatttggAGATTTTTCTGTTAATTgtcatttacattattattcgataacaaattacaatattaatgaatttttcTTCTGCATTaagttaaatactatattatattatttcggaataaaataaaagttttcatCATTGACACTGGTGAGTAATCACTAATCATCGATAAAAATAGTATACCTACGTAATAATGTCTAGtcattttaaacttcaaaataagtaaataatatatatatatcataattcagAATATGATATCACTTTGTATACATATGGATATGGCGTGTACCagtaaacttatttattttctataaaatacatacttttGTAATTTCTAGCCATTGTGATCCTCCGGGGTGTTTATATATCCATTGTTTAAGATCATACAATCCATCGTAAATTCTCCATAACCCGTCTGCGCCATCTTCCTTTCGGCGTGCTTCAATCCAACTATCCGCCGATCTTATATTGTTATctgtacttattaaattattccatACAGGCCAACTACTAATTCTCGGAGccatttatgttttatagttctaagataaaattataaaaaaaaaacaaaaatttttctcttcattacatattttttcacataaaacatattcaatagcatataatttttgaattcttTGATTACCCAGGATGGTAAAGTATAGATTTAACAAACTGTGTcgaaagaatataatttaagttataaagaAGTGAagtgtatcattaaattattaagtaataatcacgtaaatcaaataaattagcGAAAATGTCTGCAGCATCTAGTTAAAAGgagattaataaaaatcaattgtaTCCTAATATCATGTCgttaagataaaatatgtatgttaataaactataaaaacctATAACTTATAGGAGTTAGgatgattatattttcataaaaaaaaactagataaACAATTTTGGCTGAACtctaaaaactattttgtattttttatatttttgaaaattgaagataatttttacctgttatatatttgtatatgatcaagtcatatttttaaagtcaatataaaacaataaggatatattttatatattttttttgtgtacatgTGTTTGTTTTATGCGCGcatatatagatacttataagaataagtaaaataatatggaGATAGTTGGATTAAAAATGGGACTAAAAAAGTCCCGTTCAAAGTTTGTCAAGACGAAGGGACGCGATGTTCAAAAAGAGAAATTCCCATTTTAAATGTGACGTATGATGATTATACTCTACAACGGTGAATCTAAATTGCATGCCACCTTTTACTGCAGATATctgtctaaaatctaaataattgtataattttatttattacaacttaattttttttttaaagttcatctaatttctcaaaaaaataaaaataaattattctatattttttttttgaattactcttatttatttattcataaaaaaacagtTTAATTAGTCTTTTTAATcactaaaataaagtaaaattaaattaaatttgtcttcCTACTTTCAGTAGCAGATTTGATTCGTCTCCTGGGGGAAGGAGGCAATATCCTTTTGGTCCAAAAATCCTACTTTTAACTATTTACCCAATTAGGCCTATATAGAgggaaaatatatcaatatatgaaaaatgtgtaggtaaaaatataaaataaataggtatagttaaattaaacaattaacgaTATTTGTCgataagaacaaaaataaaacttactatTTTTGGGGGCCATcacttatatacctattatgtgaGCAATTTAAAACTGGTCTAATAAAGGTAAAAATGTTAGATAGACTGACTAAAAAACATCAGTCAATACGCGAACTTTTTGTTcaacttttaaaacaaaaatcacaaaaaaaatatttctgtaaaaaatctgtaaaaacacgatatcataaaaatatattcatcattgatatcattaataatattttaaagaaaacgaATTCTAAATCCAtaggtacaatttatattaaaaataccattagtttataataatagtaattataaattttaacacttTACACTTTACCGCTTACCTATATGGCTAATGgctatattagaatatttccgtaatatattagaataatatattatgtttactctCTATGCACaaatgcacaatataatatagaaaatacctatataagaatatattatagcaaACTAAGCAAATCACAGTCTGTTataatcaacaattaaaaaacgacatttatattttattattattatactatactgatGTCTGATGCGTATTTTTTGGatagttatgatttttaataggaaaaaaaatgaattttcaaGATTATTAGCTGGTTGCAcccatatattattgaatatgtggtcattttaagtaaatttatactTTCTCCGCCtacctttaataaaataaataataattaattattgttgaaaattatcaatatactaGGTCTactatatagtctataagtATAACAACACGCGCAAGCTATACGTACATAATGAGTCCTAACTATagcctattatagtattatgagaTGAAGCCAAAGTAGTAGGTACGACGTAATTGACAATAATGATGATAACAATCAAAGTAGGATGTATAGTATAAAGATTAATAACTATGATTTATACCATTGTAAATTCCACCGATTATCTATTTTTTGCATGTTAATTCCACCAGTAGAATTATTTACATGAAAAACATGTAAATTCCATAagaactataattttttgaccaattaaattattattattcgttattttaaacACTGAGTTAAAACCACAAAGATTATAACTAGatagtttaaatagttttaatccacgtggttaaaactaaatttgagtatttaattacatactttTCCTCATCACTATATTTAAGGCCAAAATTAATTACACAACGCGTCCAATGTCATAATTTGCattgcttaaatatttaaatttttatttttattgtatagattatgttaaaaattaatttacatatatattataattcatccGACCATAAAATTGACTACCTAATGTATCGTTGGAATTGGTGAAATACTGAAATCTGACACATACCCACGGCCACTGCCGACTGCTCAGAGctcatataatacaaatatactattaaaaataaatttttaagcgACACaccatactaaattaaaaaattgcatCTTGATCATAATTTTAGATTacgttagtatatttttatttattttaacaaaatattgctATATAtgctatttgtttattatttgagtttttattttattagacaaGAAATAAAAGGttcaataatataggtaacaactaacaagtacAGGTATAGAAGTGGTTCAACCTTAAACTTTTTGCAGTGAATAATTTTCCGTTGACGTATTATAGATGTATTAGTTGTTTTCTATGTTACGAGTTCCCAGAATTTTAGCCAatgcgtaaataatataatttccgtGCAtcgtaatttcaatttaatgaaTAGAATAGTACTACTTCGTTGTTGTAACGGTCACTTAATTTTCTGCAGGTTGACATGCAAAAATGACTTCTGCTTTCTGCaggttatcaaaaataatattattacttattacttattagcataattaaaatagttaaattgtcAACGaaatgtgtaaaatgtaaaacataattacttatttacataatatcaaaatatattataaaatattataggtataataactttaagcactataaagatataataatatttattaattgattaactATTCtcgcatgtattataatataattgtaataattgtataaatacgtCATCATATATAGATAGTCAAATGACTCAAATGTTAAGTAAACCAAAATAAATGACAGATTACAGAATACaatttatgacaatatatatatatattataactttgtaTAGATTTTGAAGATTATAggaaatttatcttttaatccACAAACATAAAGTAACTACAaacttattcaatttattaccaGAAAACACTATCAAAGTTAAGGATTGAAGTGTTTTTACAGCTCCAAAAACTAATTCAAATAAGGCCGAAATAACTGTAAGTTTTGGtacgaaaattattataaaactttaatagcAAATTAGTATGGGCTATACTATATTTCCTTGAAGCAAATTAAGTCTagtgtataaaacataaaagatCTATAAGGTTTTCTGAAagtattactatgtatatatagtttaaatctGTAATTTCTTTacattataatgtgtaatattgaatctaggtacctatacttCAGACTTTCAGAGGGTAAACGCAACCGAAACTTGGAAAATACAACTGTCTGAAacaatacaattgtacaatttctgaaattgtttataatattaaaatatttaaaacatatagaagtataaaataaaccaaactaaattcattaaaaataataaaaatgcattgtgTTATGTATAAAAGTAAAGTATTAATATGTGAGTGAAGTGAGGAATTTTTTagcctattataatttataaaggttAATTTTACAGAGAATTGtagaattttgtaaataaaaaattataggcCTCTCTGATGCGTGTACCCttgaaaaaattgcaaaaaaattaCTGATTATACGTGATATTTTGGCCTCGaagcatatataaatatacaaattaaaattatatcggtcttattatgaatgtattatgtataatagctTTGAGAAAATACATACCTTTTTTTCCTATACCTACACTAAAAACGATTTCTTTaaactgttataatttaatactgatacctatatacaatatacattacatcATTAGGTAATAGACGTatagtttataagtaataaattaaatacgtaaaaaataataagcatttCGTGGTAATTGTGTTTTAAGTTTTCTCGGTGGATTGTTAGAGACGGTGATTTTGATTAGAGTAAAGTTTAACATGGAATTTTTTACAGTGTCGAGTAATTGTTAAATGTTGGTAATTGACATTATTGTCTATTAGCACTATTAGCAGTGGTCAAAAGATGCAGTTATTTGATTAAGATAAGAAGGCTTCTAAAGGTCTTATATTAGAGGGCTTTGCTTGACCCCAAATTTTAATACTGTAAAACCAAAGAGggttatgattatttatacattaagattttgttttttttaaattcgttgAATGGGAGTAATGGGACAGTTATTAGTGGATCGAGGCGTTTAttagaatgttttattttgtttttggtatATTGAGCCGGGTGATTATAAACTCTCCCGATGGTAAACTCTTCCAGGTCTACCTCAGGACTACCTGTCAGAAACATGTAAACTTTCCCGGGTTTTCAGTActacgtatttaatttaataaaaatcataaaataaatctaatataaatttaagtctcatttaaaaatagtcaatcatataataataataataataataatataaattaatgcctTAAACTGcaatgaactataatattatagtcaaaatacaataaaaataaaaattcataaaataaatttaagatacaaaataaatacaaaatatataataaaataaaaatgtttaaatttaatttttttttttgttaatagaaacaaacagattttaaaaaacttatgttATCTATTTCTTTGTctttataatctaatattttttgatatatagttttttttattattttttgtattacagtttt includes:
- the LOC132931740 gene encoding cytochrome b5-related protein-like; protein product: MAPRISSWPVWNNLISTDNNIRSADSWIEARRKEDGADGLWRIYDGLYDLKQWIYKHPGGSQWLEITKGTDITELFETYHVNQKAATKMLRTFYVCQAKTPRKSPFTFKPDGFYNILKSRVNKKLSDINHRDISIKSILVIDTWFFATLILCATVAQTQSKFLALLAGISLALGTVASHNFTHLKDNWRMYYMQLSMFSVREWRISHVISHHVYTNTVQDLEMTLLHPFIHWFPTNDKPPLVRYVPYLTLIVYPLIAPGQFVIRTFKRKNDKADLLMFVIPVILMLCGHMTIGSVFNMWLIIILTSSFVFSFLGFSVSHHFPNNFHDGDNINGKDIDWGLHQIDTSVERNEITDNIFVSLVTFSDHTLHHLFPALDHSLIPFLQDTFLNTCEEFGLDRASTPFTSIIRGQFKQLVRLTPNNPKRKHCLN